In one Pseudomonas tensinigenes genomic region, the following are encoded:
- a CDS encoding amino acid ABC transporter permease encodes MQNSIGAPKQRLSLSDPRVRAWLFQIITVVAVVSLGWYLFDNTQTNLQHRGITSGFGFLERSAGFGIAQHLIDYTEADSYARVFVIGLLNTLLVTVIGVVLATILGFIIGVARLSQNWIISKLATVYVEVFRNIPPLLQILFWYFAVFLTMPGPRNSHNFGDTFFVSSRGLNMPAALAADGFWAFVISIVVAIVGIVLMTRWANKRFEETGVPFHKFWVGLAILLVIPTLCALIFGAPLHWEMPELKGFNFVGGWVLIPELLALTLALTVYTAAFIAEIVRSGIKSVSHGQTEAARSLGLRNGPTLRKVIIPQALRVIIPPLTSQYLNLAKNSSLAAGIGYPEMVSLFAGTVLNQTGQAIEVIAITMSVYLAISISISLLMNWYNKRIALIER; translated from the coding sequence ATGCAAAATTCAATCGGCGCACCAAAGCAGAGGCTCAGCCTCAGCGATCCACGAGTGCGTGCGTGGCTATTCCAGATCATCACCGTTGTGGCGGTGGTCTCGCTGGGCTGGTACTTGTTCGACAACACGCAAACCAACCTTCAGCACCGGGGCATTACCTCCGGTTTCGGCTTTCTGGAGCGCAGTGCCGGGTTCGGCATCGCTCAACACCTGATCGACTACACCGAAGCGGACAGCTATGCCCGCGTCTTTGTCATCGGTCTGCTTAACACTTTGTTGGTGACGGTGATCGGCGTGGTTCTGGCGACGATCCTCGGTTTCATCATCGGTGTGGCGCGGCTGTCGCAGAACTGGATCATCAGCAAACTGGCGACTGTGTATGTGGAAGTGTTCCGCAACATTCCGCCGCTGCTGCAAATCCTGTTCTGGTACTTCGCGGTATTCCTGACCATGCCGGGGCCGCGCAACAGCCACAACTTCGGCGACACCTTCTTCGTCAGCAGCCGTGGCCTGAACATGCCGGCCGCGCTGGCGGCTGATGGTTTCTGGGCGTTCGTGATCAGCATCGTGGTGGCCATTGTCGGCATCGTGCTGATGACGCGCTGGGCCAACAAACGCTTTGAAGAAACCGGCGTGCCGTTCCACAAGTTCTGGGTAGGCCTGGCGATTCTGCTGGTGATCCCGACCTTGTGCGCACTGATCTTCGGCGCTCCGCTGCATTGGGAAATGCCCGAGCTCAAAGGCTTCAACTTTGTTGGCGGCTGGGTGCTGATCCCGGAGCTGCTTGCCTTGACCTTGGCCCTGACCGTGTACACCGCGGCGTTCATTGCCGAGATCGTGCGTTCCGGGATCAAGTCGGTCAGCCATGGTCAGACCGAAGCGGCGCGTTCCCTCGGCCTGCGCAACGGTCCGACCCTGCGCAAGGTGATCATTCCGCAAGCCCTGCGCGTGATCATTCCGCCGCTGACCAGCCAATACCTCAACCTGGCGAAAAACTCTTCGCTGGCCGCCGGTATCGGTTACCCGGAAATGGTGTCGCTGTTCGCCGGCACGGTGCTTAACCAGACCGGTCAGGCGATCGAGGTGATTGCCATCACCATGAGCGTGTACCTGGCGATCAGTATCAGCATTTCCCTGCTGATGAACTGGTACAACAAGCGCATTGCGCTGATCGAGCGGTAA
- a CDS encoding FadR/GntR family transcriptional regulator, translating to MSDISPLIKRSLVDQALDQLRQRINSGAWQVGERLPTEPELCAELGISRNTVREAMRVLAFSGLIEIRQGDGSYLRAVVDPLDTLKALSRCSLDQARETRHILEVEAIGLAALRRTDEDLVALREALGTSGTHYHGDLDTYIACDLVFHRRLVDAAHNPTLSELYRYFSSIVGAQLRQTLNIVPRRQEVFDLHIALLDAVEQRDPERAKALSRQLINEP from the coding sequence ATGTCAGACATTTCTCCACTCATCAAACGATCCCTGGTCGATCAGGCCTTGGATCAACTCCGTCAGCGCATCAACAGTGGTGCCTGGCAGGTTGGCGAGCGGTTGCCGACCGAACCCGAGCTCTGCGCCGAGCTGGGCATCAGCCGCAACACCGTGCGCGAAGCCATGCGCGTGCTGGCGTTTTCCGGACTTATCGAAATTCGCCAGGGCGACGGCAGTTATTTGCGCGCGGTGGTCGATCCGCTCGACACGTTGAAAGCGCTGTCGCGCTGCTCGCTCGATCAGGCACGGGAAACCCGGCACATCCTCGAAGTCGAGGCCATCGGCTTGGCAGCGCTACGCCGCACCGACGAAGACCTCGTCGCATTGCGCGAGGCGCTCGGCACCAGCGGCACTCACTACCACGGCGATCTCGACACCTACATCGCCTGCGATCTGGTGTTCCACCGTCGCTTGGTCGACGCCGCGCACAACCCGACCCTCAGCGAGTTGTATCGCTATTTCTCCAGCATCGTCGGCGCGCAGTTGCGCCAGACGCTGAACATCGTCCCGCGCCGTCAGGAAGTGTTCGACCTGCACATCGCGTTGCTCGATGCGGTCGAGCAACGCGACCCGGAACGGGCCAAAGCCTTGTCGAGGCAGTTGATCAATGAACCTTGA
- a CDS encoding ornithine cyclodeaminase family protein, with amino-acid sequence MSSTPYVIDQHQARELLVRIDVPQILRKLFRDLAAGNAVQPAQQLVEFPQGAGDFINYLGVLAEDGVYGVKTSPYIVREQGPLVTAWTLLMSMKTGQPLLLCDAGELTTARTAATTAVAVDALAPVNATRLAIIGSGKVAQAHLHYVKSLRDWQSISLYSPSLSADAQTQALLKAITPNLKIADSREAAIAEADVIMLCTSSPGQVIDPAALSKPALITSISTNAPRAHEVPPQSLNDMQVFCDYRLTTPGSAGEMLIASEQHGWSKDLIVGDLADLLSEKVQRPDYDRHVFFRSIGLGLEDIALANAIYRLTH; translated from the coding sequence ATGTCCAGTACGCCCTACGTGATCGACCAGCATCAGGCCCGCGAGCTTCTGGTGCGCATCGACGTGCCGCAGATTCTGCGCAAACTGTTTCGCGATCTTGCAGCGGGTAATGCCGTGCAACCGGCGCAACAACTGGTGGAATTTCCTCAAGGTGCCGGCGACTTCATCAACTACTTGGGCGTACTGGCTGAAGACGGCGTGTACGGTGTGAAGACCTCGCCCTACATCGTTCGTGAGCAAGGCCCGCTGGTGACGGCGTGGACGCTGCTGATGTCGATGAAAACCGGCCAACCGCTGCTGCTCTGCGATGCCGGTGAACTGACCACCGCGCGCACCGCCGCGACCACCGCCGTTGCGGTCGACGCCCTCGCTCCGGTCAATGCCACGCGACTGGCGATCATCGGCAGCGGCAAGGTTGCCCAGGCGCATTTGCACTACGTGAAATCGCTGCGTGACTGGCAGAGCATCAGCCTGTATTCGCCTAGCCTGTCCGCCGACGCGCAAACCCAGGCATTGTTGAAAGCCATCACGCCCAATCTGAAAATTGCCGATAGCCGTGAAGCGGCCATTGCCGAGGCTGATGTGATCATGCTGTGCACCTCGTCCCCCGGCCAGGTGATCGATCCTGCCGCGCTGAGCAAACCGGCCCTGATCACCTCGATCAGCACCAACGCCCCACGTGCCCACGAAGTCCCGCCGCAGAGCCTCAACGACATGCAGGTGTTCTGCGACTATCGTCTGACCACGCCGGGGTCGGCCGGGGAGATGTTGATTGCCAGTGAACAACATGGCTGGAGCAAGGATTTAATTGTTGGTGATCTCGCCGATCTGCTCAGCGAAAAAGTGCAGCGCCCGGATTACGATCGTCACGTGTTTTTCCGCTCAATCGGCTTGGGCCTGGAAGACATCGCCCTCGCCAATGCGATTTATCGCTTGACCCACTAA
- a CDS encoding type II TA system antitoxin MqsA family protein: protein MNTQQCVSCGAPEGMVHFKGRGETVSAKGMERRIDDLSGWECQKCGEVELDDECGQRYSDACDELVIACRKMVGDEMKKIRRKLHLTQKETVQLLSGGGHNAFSRYERGEVLPPKALMLLMRLLDRYPHLLADARVLAEGADLRGAFKFTEHKEQEPLTAS from the coding sequence ATGAATACGCAGCAGTGTGTCAGTTGCGGCGCTCCGGAAGGCATGGTGCATTTCAAGGGTCGAGGCGAAACCGTGAGCGCCAAGGGAATGGAGCGTCGGATCGACGATTTGTCGGGCTGGGAGTGCCAGAAGTGCGGTGAGGTCGAATTGGACGATGAGTGCGGGCAGCGGTATTCCGACGCATGCGATGAACTCGTTATCGCCTGTAGAAAAATGGTAGGTGACGAAATGAAAAAGATCCGTCGCAAACTGCACCTGACGCAAAAGGAAACGGTGCAATTGCTTTCAGGGGGCGGGCACAACGCATTTTCACGATACGAGCGCGGCGAGGTACTTCCGCCGAAAGCATTGATGCTGCTTATGCGTCTGCTGGATCGCTATCCACACTTGCTTGCCGACGCGAGAGTCTTGGCTGAAGGGGCTGATTTAAGAGGCGCGTTCAAGTTCACTGAGCACAAAGAACAAGAACCTCTCACCGCCTCCTGA
- a CDS encoding amino acid ABC transporter permease — protein MSTHTFKPDMPPPNSSIGVVAWMRANMFSSWLNTLLTLFAFYLIYLVVPPILSWAIVDANWVGTTRADCTKEGACWVFIQQRFGQFMYGYYPTELRWRVDLTVWLAVIGAAPLFISRVPRKAIYGLSFLVLYPIIAFTLLHGGFGLTPVATSQWGGLMLTLVIATVGIAGALPLGIVLALGRRSNMPAIRVVCVTFIEFWRGVPLITVLFMSSVMLPLFLPEGMNFDKLLRALIGVILFQSAYVAEVVRGGLQAIPKGQYEAAAAMGLGYWRSMGLVILPQALKLVIPGIVNTFIALFKDTSLVIIIGLFDLLNSVKQAAADPKWLGMATEGYVFAALVFWIFCFGMSRYSMHLERKLDTGHKR, from the coding sequence ATGAGTACTCATACTTTCAAACCCGACATGCCCCCACCGAACAGCAGCATCGGCGTGGTGGCGTGGATGCGCGCGAACATGTTCTCCAGCTGGCTCAATACCCTGCTGACGCTGTTTGCGTTCTACCTGATCTACCTCGTGGTGCCACCGATCCTCAGTTGGGCGATTGTCGATGCCAACTGGGTCGGCACCACCCGCGCCGACTGCACCAAGGAGGGCGCCTGCTGGGTGTTCATTCAGCAGCGTTTCGGCCAGTTCATGTACGGCTACTACCCGACGGAACTGCGCTGGCGCGTCGACCTGACCGTGTGGCTGGCGGTGATCGGCGCGGCGCCATTGTTCATCTCGCGTGTGCCGCGTAAAGCGATCTACGGGCTGAGCTTCCTGGTGTTGTACCCGATCATTGCGTTCACCCTGCTGCACGGCGGTTTCGGTCTGACCCCGGTGGCAACCAGCCAGTGGGGCGGCCTGATGCTGACCCTGGTGATCGCCACTGTCGGTATTGCCGGTGCTTTGCCGCTGGGGATTGTGCTGGCGTTGGGTCGTCGCTCGAACATGCCGGCGATTCGTGTGGTCTGCGTGACCTTCATCGAGTTCTGGCGCGGCGTGCCGTTGATTACCGTGCTGTTCATGTCTTCGGTGATGCTGCCGCTGTTCCTGCCGGAAGGCATGAACTTTGACAAGCTGCTGCGGGCGCTGATCGGCGTGATCCTGTTCCAGTCGGCCTATGTCGCCGAAGTGGTGCGCGGCGGTCTGCAAGCGATTCCCAAAGGTCAGTACGAAGCGGCTGCGGCGATGGGCCTCGGTTACTGGCGCTCGATGGGCCTGGTGATTCTGCCGCAAGCCCTGAAGCTGGTGATTCCCGGCATCGTCAACACCTTCATTGCGCTGTTCAAGGACACCAGCCTTGTGATCATCATCGGCCTGTTTGACCTGCTCAACAGCGTCAAGCAAGCCGCTGCCGATCCGAAATGGCTGGGCATGGCCACCGAAGGCTACGTGTTCGCCGCCCTGGTGTTCTGGATTTTCTGTTTTGGTATGTCGCGCTATTCCATGCATCTGGAACGCAAGCTCGACACTGGCCACAAGCGTTAG
- a CDS encoding alpha/beta hydrolase, with amino-acid sequence MTEPLILQPVKPADACVIWLHGLGADRYDFLPVAEALQESLLSTRFVLPQAPTLPVTINGGYAMPSWYDIKAMSPARAIDRDQLEASADRIIELIENERASGIDASRIFLAGFSQGGAVVLHTAFVKWQGALGGVLALSTYAPTFSDDMQLSASQQRIPALCLHGQFDGVVQNSMGRSAYEHLVKHGVTVTWQEYPMEHEVLPEEIRDIGVWLSERLR; translated from the coding sequence ATGACCGAGCCCTTGATTCTTCAGCCTGTTAAGCCCGCAGACGCCTGCGTGATCTGGCTGCACGGCCTCGGCGCCGATCGCTATGACTTTTTGCCAGTGGCCGAAGCGCTGCAAGAAAGCTTGCTGAGCACACGCTTCGTGCTGCCGCAGGCGCCCACACTTCCAGTGACGATAAATGGCGGATATGCCATGCCGAGCTGGTACGACATTAAAGCCATGAGCCCGGCGCGGGCGATTGACCGTGACCAGTTGGAAGCATCGGCGGATCGCATCATCGAATTGATCGAAAACGAGCGCGCCAGCGGAATAGACGCCTCGCGGATTTTCCTTGCCGGTTTTTCCCAAGGTGGCGCTGTCGTTTTGCACACCGCTTTTGTGAAATGGCAAGGCGCACTGGGTGGTGTACTTGCTCTGTCGACTTATGCGCCGACGTTCAGCGATGACATGCAGCTTTCAGCCAGTCAGCAGCGGATTCCCGCGCTGTGTCTGCACGGTCAGTTCGATGGCGTGGTGCAGAACTCGATGGGCCGCAGTGCCTACGAGCATTTGGTGAAGCATGGTGTCACCGTGACATGGCAGGAATACCCAATGGAGCACGAAGTGTTACCCGAGGAAATTCGCGACATCGGCGTCTGGTTGAGCGAACGTCTGCGCTAA
- a CDS encoding amino acid ABC transporter ATP-binding protein — translation MSEAIKKPAGPEGIIQMQGVNKWYGQFHVLKDINLNVKQGERIVLCGPSGSGKSTTIRCLNRLEEHQQGRIVVDGVELTNDLKQIEAIRREVGMVFQHFNLFPHLTILQNCTLAPMWVRKMPKRKAEEIAMHYLERVRIPEQAHKFPGQLSGGQQQRVAIARALCMKPKIMLFDEPTSALDPEMVKEVLDTMIGLAEDGMTMLCVTHEMGFARTVANRVIFMDKGEIVEQAAPNDFFDNPQNERTKLFLSQILH, via the coding sequence ATGAGCGAAGCAATCAAAAAGCCTGCAGGTCCTGAAGGCATTATTCAGATGCAGGGCGTCAACAAGTGGTACGGCCAGTTCCACGTGCTGAAAGACATCAACCTCAACGTCAAACAGGGCGAGCGTATCGTCCTGTGCGGCCCGTCGGGTTCCGGCAAATCGACGACGATTCGTTGCCTCAATCGTCTGGAAGAACACCAGCAGGGCCGCATCGTTGTTGATGGCGTGGAACTGACCAACGACCTCAAGCAGATCGAAGCGATCCGCCGCGAAGTCGGCATGGTGTTCCAGCACTTCAACCTGTTCCCGCACCTGACCATTTTGCAGAACTGCACCCTGGCGCCGATGTGGGTGCGCAAGATGCCCAAGCGCAAGGCCGAGGAAATCGCCATGCATTATCTGGAGCGCGTACGCATTCCGGAGCAGGCGCACAAATTCCCGGGGCAACTGTCCGGTGGTCAGCAGCAGCGTGTGGCGATTGCTCGCGCGCTGTGCATGAAACCGAAAATCATGCTGTTCGATGAACCGACTTCAGCGCTCGATCCGGAGATGGTGAAAGAGGTTCTGGACACCATGATCGGTCTGGCCGAAGACGGCATGACCATGCTCTGCGTGACTCACGAAATGGGCTTTGCCCGCACCGTGGCGAACCGTGTGATCTTCATGGATAAAGGTGAAATCGTTGAGCAGGCGGCGCCGAATGACTTCTTCGATAATCCGCAGAATGAGCGGACGAAGTTGTTCTTGAGTCAGATTTTGCATTGA
- a CDS encoding NAD(P)/FAD-dependent oxidoreductase: protein MSQADFIIIGGGIAGASSGFWLSPHGKVIVLERESHPAYHSTGRSAALFTAAYGTPQVRALTQASRAFFDHPPAGFCEHPLLTPRGEMTVDFTGDSAELNNQYLSAKATVPEMQLLSADEACARLPILRREKVHGAIYDPSASDIDTDALHQGYLRGIRRNHGEVHTDCEVLGLNRDADGLWHVQTNGQTFSAPVIINAAGAWADKIGALAGAKPLGLQPKRRAAFIFAGPEGLDIHHWPMLVSLDESFYMKPDAGMFLGSPANADPVEPHDVQPEELDIAMGIYQIEEATTLTIRRPTRTWAGLRSFVGDGDLLSGFDPQVPGLFWVAAQGGYGIQTSPAMGQASAALVRGEPLPEHLRNFGLSSAMLSPARLA, encoded by the coding sequence ATGAGCCAGGCAGATTTCATCATCATCGGCGGCGGGATTGCCGGCGCTTCCAGCGGTTTCTGGCTGTCGCCCCACGGCAAAGTGATCGTGCTCGAACGTGAATCGCACCCGGCCTATCACTCCACCGGACGCTCCGCCGCGCTGTTCACCGCCGCGTACGGCACACCACAAGTACGCGCCCTGACCCAGGCCAGTCGTGCGTTTTTCGATCATCCGCCGGCCGGTTTCTGCGAACACCCGCTGCTGACCCCACGCGGCGAGATGACCGTGGATTTCACCGGCGACTCTGCCGAACTGAACAACCAATACCTCAGCGCCAAAGCCACCGTGCCGGAGATGCAATTGCTCAGCGCCGACGAAGCCTGTGCGCGACTGCCGATCCTGCGCCGGGAAAAAGTCCACGGCGCGATCTACGACCCGAGCGCCAGTGACATCGACACCGACGCCCTGCACCAAGGTTACCTGCGCGGCATCCGCCGTAACCACGGCGAAGTGCACACCGATTGCGAAGTACTCGGCCTGAACCGCGACGCCGACGGCCTCTGGCACGTGCAAACCAACGGCCAGACCTTCAGCGCACCGGTAATCATCAACGCCGCCGGCGCCTGGGCCGACAAAATCGGCGCACTGGCCGGCGCCAAGCCGCTGGGCCTGCAACCGAAACGCCGCGCCGCATTTATTTTCGCCGGCCCCGAAGGCCTCGATATTCATCACTGGCCAATGCTGGTCAGCCTCGACGAATCCTTCTATATGAAGCCTGACGCCGGCATGTTCCTCGGCTCGCCGGCCAACGCCGACCCGGTCGAACCTCACGATGTGCAGCCGGAAGAACTGGACATCGCCATGGGCATCTACCAGATCGAAGAAGCCACGACGCTGACCATCCGCCGCCCGACCCGCACCTGGGCCGGGCTGCGCAGTTTCGTCGGCGATGGTGATCTGCTCAGCGGTTTCGATCCGCAGGTGCCGGGGCTGTTCTGGGTCGCCGCGCAAGGCGGCTACGGCATCCAGACTTCGCCAGCGATGGGCCAGGCCAGTGCGGCATTGGTGCGCGGCGAGCCGTTGCCCGAGCACTTGCGCAACTTCGGCCTGAGCAGCGCCATGCTCTCCCCTGCCCGCCTCG
- a CDS encoding amino acid ABC transporter substrate-binding protein: MKMLKSTLAIVTAATVLGVSGFAQAGATLDAVQKKGFVQCGVSDGLPGFSVPDATGKILGIDADVCRAVAAAVFGDATKVKFSQLNAKERFTALQSGEIDILSRNTTMTSSRDAGMGLKFPGFITYYDGIGFLVNNKLGVKSAKELDGATICIQAGTTTELNVSDYFRGNGLKYTPITFDTSDESAKSLESGRCDVLTSDKSQLFAQRSKLASPKDYVVLPETISKEPLGPVVRNGDDEWLAIVRWVGYALLNTEEAGITSKNVEAEAKSTKNPDVARMLGADGEYGKDLKLPKDWVVQIVKQVGNYGEIFEKNLGKSTPLEIDRGLNALWNNGGIQYAPPVR, translated from the coding sequence ATGAAGATGTTGAAATCCACCCTGGCCATCGTGACTGCAGCAACAGTACTCGGTGTCAGCGGGTTCGCTCAGGCGGGTGCAACCCTGGATGCAGTGCAGAAGAAAGGTTTCGTGCAGTGTGGCGTGAGCGACGGTCTGCCGGGCTTCTCGGTACCGGACGCAACCGGCAAGATCCTCGGGATCGACGCTGACGTCTGCCGCGCTGTGGCCGCTGCCGTATTCGGCGACGCGACCAAGGTCAAGTTCAGTCAGTTGAACGCCAAGGAGCGCTTCACCGCGCTGCAATCGGGCGAGATCGACATCCTGTCGCGCAACACCACCATGACCAGTTCGCGTGACGCGGGCATGGGCCTGAAATTCCCGGGCTTCATTACCTACTACGACGGCATCGGCTTCCTGGTGAATAACAAACTGGGCGTGAAGAGTGCCAAAGAGCTGGACGGTGCAACCATCTGCATCCAGGCTGGCACCACCACCGAGCTGAACGTTTCCGACTACTTCCGTGGCAACGGTCTGAAATACACCCCGATCACTTTCGACACCTCCGATGAAAGCGCCAAGTCGCTGGAATCCGGTCGTTGCGACGTGCTGACCTCCGACAAGTCCCAACTGTTCGCCCAGCGCTCCAAGCTGGCATCGCCGAAGGACTACGTGGTTCTGCCGGAAACCATTTCCAAAGAACCGCTGGGCCCGGTCGTGCGTAACGGCGACGACGAGTGGCTGGCCATCGTCCGTTGGGTCGGCTACGCGCTGCTCAACACCGAAGAAGCCGGCATCACTTCGAAAAACGTCGAAGCTGAAGCCAAGTCGACCAAGAACCCGGACGTTGCCCGTATGCTCGGCGCTGACGGCGAGTACGGCAAAGACCTGAAACTGCCGAAAGACTGGGTTGTGCAGATCGTCAAACAAGTCGGCAACTACGGCGAAATCTTCGAGAAAAACCTCGGCAAGAGCACTCCGCTGGAAATCGACCGCGGCTTGAACGCCCTGTGGAACAACGGCGGCATTCAGTACGCACCACCAGTGCGCTAA
- the rhlB gene encoding ATP-dependent RNA helicase RhlB: protein MTVLKALKKMFGKSEAEQLAPVPSAPSHAPGHRSDAPQADRPAHVAAPKAEPQPAPAASIAAEPARSEAPKPARPRREPKPKAPVIPWKLEDFVVEPQEGKTRFHDFKLSPELMHAIQDLGFPYCTPIQAQVLGFTLAGKDAIGRAQTGTGKTAAFLISIITQLLQTPPPKERYMGEPRALIIAPTRELVVQIAKDAADLTKYTGLNVMTFVGGMDFDKQLKHLEARHCDILVATPGRLLDFNQRGDVHLDMVEVMVLDEADRMLDMGFIPQVRQIIRQTPPKSERQTLLFSATFTEDVMNLAKQWTTDPSIVEIEVTNVASENVEQHIYAVAGADKYKLLYNLVNDNGWERVMVFANRKDEVRRIEERLVRDGVNAAQLSGDVPQHKRIKTLEGFREGKIRVLVATDVAGRGIHIDGISHVINFTLPEVPDDYVHRIGRTGRAGADGVSISFAGEDDSYQLPSIEEKLGRKISCETPPTHLLRAVERKRPQ, encoded by the coding sequence ATGACCGTGCTCAAAGCACTCAAGAAGATGTTCGGTAAAAGCGAGGCTGAGCAGCTCGCGCCAGTTCCCAGTGCGCCGTCGCACGCCCCCGGTCATCGCAGCGATGCCCCACAGGCCGACCGCCCCGCTCACGTAGCGGCACCGAAGGCAGAACCGCAACCTGCACCGGCCGCGTCAATCGCCGCCGAACCTGCCCGCAGCGAAGCGCCGAAACCGGCCAGACCGCGCCGCGAACCGAAGCCCAAGGCACCGGTTATTCCGTGGAAACTCGAAGATTTCGTCGTCGAGCCACAGGAAGGCAAAACCCGCTTCCATGATTTCAAACTGTCGCCAGAACTGATGCACGCCATTCAGGATCTGGGCTTCCCGTATTGCACGCCGATCCAGGCGCAGGTGCTGGGTTTCACCCTCGCCGGCAAAGACGCCATTGGTCGCGCACAGACCGGCACCGGCAAAACCGCCGCGTTTCTGATTTCGATCATCACCCAACTGTTGCAAACGCCGCCGCCGAAAGAACGCTACATGGGCGAACCCCGTGCGCTGATCATCGCGCCGACCCGTGAGCTGGTGGTGCAGATCGCCAAGGACGCCGCCGACCTGACCAAGTACACCGGCCTCAACGTCATGACGTTTGTTGGCGGCATGGACTTTGACAAGCAGCTCAAGCACCTCGAAGCGCGCCACTGCGACATTCTCGTGGCAACCCCGGGCCGCCTGCTCGACTTCAACCAGCGCGGCGACGTGCATCTGGACATGGTCGAAGTGATGGTGCTGGACGAAGCCGACCGCATGCTCGACATGGGCTTCATCCCGCAAGTACGCCAGATCATTCGCCAGACGCCGCCGAAGTCCGAGCGCCAGACCTTGCTGTTCTCCGCGACCTTCACTGAAGACGTGATGAACCTCGCAAAGCAATGGACGACCGATCCGTCCATCGTCGAAATCGAAGTCACCAACGTCGCCAGCGAAAACGTCGAGCAACACATCTACGCCGTGGCCGGTGCCGACAAGTACAAATTGCTCTACAACCTGGTCAACGATAATGGCTGGGAGCGGGTGATGGTCTTCGCCAACCGCAAGGACGAAGTGCGCCGCATTGAAGAACGTCTGGTGCGCGACGGTGTGAATGCGGCGCAGTTGTCCGGCGACGTGCCGCAGCACAAGCGCATCAAGACTCTGGAAGGTTTCCGCGAAGGCAAGATTCGCGTACTGGTCGCCACCGATGTGGCCGGTCGCGGCATCCACATCGACGGCATCAGCCACGTGATCAACTTCACCCTGCCGGAAGTCCCGGACGACTACGTGCACCGCATCGGCCGGACCGGTCGTGCTGGCGCCGACGGCGTGTCGATCAGCTTCGCCGGTGAGGACGACTCCTACCAGTTGCCGTCCATCGAAGAAAAGCTCGGTCGCAAGATCAGCTGTGAAACGCCGCCGACGCATCTGTTGCGTGCGGTTGAGCGCAAGCGTCCGCAGTAA